The proteins below come from a single Pseudarthrobacter sp. SSS035 genomic window:
- a CDS encoding DUF4192 domain-containing protein yields the protein MKPSEHLTVRGPEDILGFIPHSLGYWPADSLVAMTLQGNRLGATLRLDLPGPETLADPRDYARTVRDYLQADENADAALLACFTNDGWMEPPGTYRGLLDALQSELGDAGMPVRDAWYVGDAFWRDAFCTDPSCCPSPGRSVQAIRDSMLNAEMVFRGSSVGPAPEDRGPAPAAMSAESRARLRAAEAAWTVPLDVRRGSRAQFDALLDSWEPLFLSGQCPADPLIQGFFRASLRVPSWRDAVLVMAAAGRAAACAGADQFGIFDATCQLAPVRPRGAGVLGTGSGTAVVTPGPVPGAEPPVPGYGEILLGLEPPLPDWTSMNNLDRVLELLAAGGGQAAAAALSGRGWISWCRGRGSYAAAHLGQALDEEPGYRLAELLLELVQRGTLCGWAARKEAAWRKFEPDAA from the coding sequence ATGAAACCTTCAGAACACCTGACCGTCCGAGGCCCTGAAGACATCCTCGGGTTCATTCCGCATTCCCTGGGCTACTGGCCGGCCGACAGCCTGGTTGCGATGACCCTGCAGGGGAACCGGCTGGGAGCGACCCTGAGGCTGGATCTTCCAGGCCCGGAAACGCTCGCGGACCCGCGGGACTACGCCCGCACCGTGCGTGACTATCTCCAGGCTGACGAGAATGCCGACGCCGCCCTGCTGGCCTGTTTCACCAACGACGGCTGGATGGAACCCCCTGGAACCTACCGCGGGCTACTGGACGCCTTGCAGTCGGAACTGGGGGACGCGGGGATGCCGGTGCGGGACGCCTGGTATGTCGGCGACGCCTTCTGGCGTGATGCTTTTTGCACTGATCCGTCCTGCTGCCCCTCGCCGGGCCGGTCGGTTCAGGCGATCCGGGACAGCATGCTAAATGCCGAGATGGTCTTCCGCGGCAGCAGCGTCGGGCCCGCGCCGGAAGACCGGGGTCCCGCGCCCGCAGCAATGTCGGCGGAGTCCAGGGCCCGGCTGCGTGCAGCCGAGGCGGCGTGGACGGTCCCGCTGGATGTCCGCCGGGGCAGCAGGGCCCAGTTCGACGCGCTCCTGGACTCGTGGGAACCGCTGTTCCTTTCCGGCCAGTGTCCGGCCGACCCCCTCATCCAGGGCTTCTTCCGCGCATCACTCCGTGTACCTTCCTGGCGGGATGCGGTCCTGGTGATGGCTGCCGCGGGCAGGGCTGCCGCGTGTGCCGGTGCGGACCAGTTTGGGATCTTCGACGCCACATGCCAGCTGGCGCCAGTGCGGCCGCGGGGCGCTGGTGTCCTGGGAACCGGGTCCGGCACCGCGGTTGTCACGCCTGGTCCGGTCCCGGGCGCCGAGCCACCGGTGCCGGGCTACGGCGAGATCTTGCTGGGCCTGGAGCCGCCCTTGCCGGACTGGACCAGCATGAACAACCTGGACCGTGTCCTGGAGCTGTTGGCTGCCGGGGGAGGACAGGCAGCGGCAGCGGCGCTGTCTGGACGAGGCTGGATTTCGTGGTGCCGCGGACGTGGCTCGTATGCTGCAGCGCATCTGGGGCAGGCGCTTGACGAGGAACCTGGATACCGGCTGGCCGAACTCCTGCTCGAACTTGTCCAGCGTGGCACGCTCTGTGGCTGGGCTGCGCGCAAGGAAGCCGCCTGGCGTAAATTCGAACCGGATGCCGCCTGA
- a CDS encoding nitrate/nitrite transporter — MTASRAWLIWTIGIFAYLVAVSQRTSFGVVGLEATERFHAGASAISFFTVLQLLVYAGLQIPVGLLVDRFGSRAMIAGGAVLMGLGQLQLAFADTIPGGVAGRVLVGAGDAMTFISVIRLIPLWFAPARVPLVTQLTGMSGQLGQLFSVLPFAFVLHSFGWTSGFLMLAGMAGVAVVLVLVLLKDHPPGAPAPQAQQGLKATGASLARAWRQPGTRLGMWSHFTIQFSGTVFAMTWGYPFLISGQGLDAGTVAGLMTLYVAAAMAVGPFIGQFVSRHPLRRSTMVLLIAGATAAAWAAVLLMPGRSPLWLLACLVVVLAIGGPGSMIGFDFARTFNPAHRIGTATGIVNVGGFIAALVAIFLIGLVLDVLLAIGYSGGVLYGLEPFRIALSVQFLLLGFGAAMTIACRRKVRRQMAAQGVVVPPLLRAMAQQRRANLAQRRQPSESKDRAGKD; from the coding sequence GTGACTGCATCCCGAGCCTGGCTGATCTGGACCATCGGCATCTTCGCCTACCTTGTGGCCGTCTCCCAGCGCACGTCATTCGGTGTGGTGGGACTTGAGGCCACCGAGCGGTTCCATGCCGGTGCGTCGGCCATCTCCTTCTTTACGGTGCTGCAATTGCTGGTCTACGCCGGCCTGCAGATCCCCGTGGGCCTGCTGGTGGACAGATTCGGCTCGCGCGCCATGATCGCCGGTGGAGCCGTCCTGATGGGTCTTGGCCAGCTCCAGTTGGCCTTCGCCGACACCATCCCCGGCGGTGTGGCGGGGCGGGTTCTGGTGGGCGCCGGGGACGCCATGACCTTTATTTCCGTGATCCGCCTGATTCCGTTGTGGTTCGCGCCGGCCAGGGTTCCCTTGGTCACCCAGCTGACGGGCATGTCAGGCCAGCTGGGGCAGCTGTTCAGTGTGCTGCCTTTCGCCTTTGTCTTGCATTCCTTTGGCTGGACCTCCGGTTTCCTGATGCTGGCGGGAATGGCGGGCGTGGCGGTTGTCCTGGTGCTGGTGCTCTTGAAGGACCACCCGCCCGGTGCGCCCGCGCCGCAGGCGCAGCAGGGGTTGAAAGCCACGGGCGCCTCGCTCGCGCGGGCCTGGCGCCAGCCGGGTACCCGGCTGGGGATGTGGAGCCACTTCACCATCCAGTTCAGCGGCACCGTCTTCGCCATGACCTGGGGATATCCGTTCCTGATCTCGGGGCAGGGCCTGGATGCCGGAACCGTGGCCGGCCTCATGACCTTGTACGTTGCAGCGGCGATGGCGGTGGGCCCCTTCATTGGGCAGTTCGTCTCCCGTCACCCGCTTCGCCGGTCAACGATGGTCCTGCTCATCGCCGGCGCCACGGCCGCTGCCTGGGCCGCGGTGCTGCTGATGCCTGGCCGTTCCCCGCTATGGCTGCTGGCGTGCCTGGTGGTCGTCCTGGCCATCGGGGGGCCAGGATCGATGATCGGGTTTGATTTCGCGCGCACGTTCAATCCGGCGCACAGGATCGGTACCGCAACGGGCATCGTGAATGTGGGTGGCTTCATCGCGGCCCTCGTGGCCATCTTCCTGATCGGCCTGGTGCTGGACGTCCTGCTGGCCATCGGCTATTCCGGCGGTGTCCTGTACGGGCTTGAACCGTTCCGGATCGCACTCAGCGTTCAGTTCCTGCTGCTGGGCTTTGGCGCCGCCATGACGATTGCCTGTCGGCGCAAAGTGCGGCGCCAGATGGCAGCGCAGGGTGTTGTGGTGCCGCCGCTCCTTCGGGCCATGGCGCAGCAGCGGCGGGCGAACCTGGCCCAGCGTCGCCAGCCTTCCGAGTCCAAGGACCGCGCGGGCAAAGACTGA
- a CDS encoding proteasome assembly chaperone family protein yields MLERISGSLLDPDALYASNIELFHSPALRGLNLVMGFTGFADAGHVVRQINAELLDTLDAVPVAVFDADQLIDYRSRRPHISFVEDHLQDYQEPKLALYKLTDGLGSPFLLLAGFEPDLQWERFARAVVGIVEKLDVNLVTWIHSIPMPVPHTRPVGVTVHGNRPELIEGISVWKPTVDVPAAVGHILELRLMEAGRNVAGYVIHVPHYLAEAEYPPAAVAGLEFLGAATSLMLPADRLREAGREVGRQIAEQVAASEDVQQVVTRLEERYDEKAEGTVRRSLLADENDELPNGDELGAAVEAYLARENPHP; encoded by the coding sequence GTGCTTGAACGGATTTCCGGTTCCCTGCTGGACCCCGATGCGCTCTATGCGAGCAACATCGAGCTGTTCCACAGCCCGGCGCTCCGCGGGCTGAACCTGGTGATGGGTTTCACCGGCTTTGCCGATGCCGGCCACGTGGTGAGGCAGATCAATGCGGAGCTCCTGGACACCCTCGACGCCGTGCCGGTTGCTGTGTTTGACGCCGACCAGCTCATCGACTACCGGTCGCGGAGGCCCCACATCTCCTTCGTGGAGGATCATCTGCAGGACTATCAGGAGCCGAAGCTGGCGCTGTACAAGCTGACGGACGGGCTCGGCAGCCCCTTCCTGCTGCTGGCCGGTTTTGAACCCGACCTTCAATGGGAGCGGTTCGCACGCGCCGTCGTCGGCATTGTGGAAAAGCTGGACGTGAACCTCGTGACCTGGATCCATTCCATTCCCATGCCGGTGCCGCACACGCGCCCGGTGGGTGTGACAGTCCACGGCAACCGTCCGGAACTGATCGAGGGCATTTCGGTCTGGAAGCCCACCGTTGACGTTCCGGCGGCCGTAGGGCACATTCTGGAGCTGCGGCTGATGGAAGCCGGGCGCAATGTTGCCGGCTACGTGATCCACGTTCCGCACTACCTCGCTGAGGCGGAATACCCGCCGGCCGCCGTGGCCGGACTCGAATTCCTCGGTGCCGCGACGTCCCTGATGTTGCCGGCGGACCGGCTCCGCGAAGCGGGCCGGGAAGTGGGCCGCCAGATCGCCGAGCAGGTGGCCGCCTCCGAAGATGTCCAGCAGGTGGTCACCCGGCTGGAGGAGCGGTACGACGAGAAGGCCGAGGGCACCGTCCGGCGTTCCCTCCTGGCCGATGAAAATGACGAACTGCCCAACGGGGACGAGCTGGGCGCGGCAGTGGAGGCTTACCTGGCCCGCGAGAACCCGCACCCGTAG
- a CDS encoding leucyl aminopeptidase, translated as MVKNTEINLSTLAKDLKRTPSDAVVIGVGQGSDGPVLLENPLTAKSAEALTDSLKVLGVTGAADQVVRLPGLPETGSGVLVLAGVGKVAAGRPLTEEALRRAAGSAVRQLSGLPTVVLALPTAGVADVAAVAEGAALGAYAFTEYRSSNDGLKDPVRNAVIYTDVTANDALRSALTRAGLIGKAVNATRSLVNQPPSHLYPESFAEAAKELSKGLPVKVTVWDEKRLEKEGFGGIMGVGKGSTRQPRLVKVEYAPAKATAKIALVGKGITFDTGGISIKPALGMGDMKSDMAGAAVVLNTVLAIAGLGLPVKATAWLCIAENMPSGAASRPADVLTMFGGKTVEVLNTDAEGRLVMADGIVAASLEYPDAIIDVATLTGAQLIALGNRTAGVMGSDSVTGPLKAAADRAGELVWPMPLPEELRPSIDSQVADLANIGERHGGMMTAAVFLREFVGKGKDGEQIPWAHIDIAGPSFNNGSPYGYTHKQGTGCTVRTLVAYVEDILAAAA; from the coding sequence GTGGTCAAGAATACTGAAATCAACCTTAGTACCCTCGCCAAGGACCTGAAGAGGACCCCCAGTGACGCCGTTGTCATCGGCGTGGGGCAGGGATCGGACGGCCCCGTCCTGCTTGAGAATCCGCTGACCGCAAAATCGGCTGAAGCGCTCACAGACTCCCTGAAGGTCCTGGGTGTCACCGGCGCCGCTGACCAGGTGGTCCGGCTGCCCGGCCTGCCGGAAACGGGTTCGGGGGTCCTGGTCCTCGCCGGCGTCGGCAAGGTGGCCGCGGGCCGCCCGCTGACCGAAGAGGCCCTGCGGCGTGCCGCGGGTTCCGCCGTCCGCCAGCTCAGCGGCCTGCCCACCGTTGTCCTCGCGCTCCCGACGGCGGGAGTCGCCGACGTCGCGGCAGTCGCCGAAGGTGCCGCCCTGGGAGCCTATGCGTTCACCGAGTACCGGTCGTCCAACGACGGGCTGAAGGATCCGGTCCGCAACGCAGTGATCTATACGGACGTTACCGCCAATGATGCGCTGCGCTCTGCCCTGACGCGGGCAGGCCTGATCGGCAAAGCCGTCAACGCCACGCGGTCCCTTGTCAACCAGCCGCCCAGCCACCTCTACCCCGAATCCTTCGCCGAGGCCGCCAAGGAACTGTCCAAGGGCCTGCCTGTTAAGGTCACGGTCTGGGACGAAAAGCGCCTCGAAAAAGAAGGCTTCGGCGGCATCATGGGCGTGGGCAAGGGGTCCACGCGACAGCCCCGCCTGGTGAAGGTCGAATACGCCCCCGCAAAGGCCACCGCAAAAATCGCCCTGGTCGGCAAAGGCATCACGTTCGACACCGGCGGAATTTCGATCAAGCCGGCCCTTGGCATGGGTGACATGAAGAGCGATATGGCGGGCGCCGCCGTCGTCCTTAATACTGTCCTGGCCATCGCGGGACTTGGCCTGCCGGTGAAGGCGACCGCCTGGCTCTGCATCGCAGAAAACATGCCCTCCGGTGCGGCCTCGCGGCCGGCGGATGTTCTTACCATGTTCGGCGGCAAAACCGTTGAGGTGCTGAACACCGATGCCGAGGGCCGCCTGGTCATGGCAGACGGCATCGTCGCGGCGAGCCTCGAATACCCTGACGCCATCATCGACGTCGCCACCCTCACCGGTGCGCAGCTCATCGCCCTCGGCAACAGGACCGCCGGCGTGATGGGCTCTGACAGTGTCACCGGACCGCTCAAGGCCGCCGCCGACCGTGCGGGCGAACTGGTGTGGCCGATGCCGCTGCCGGAAGAACTGCGCCCGAGCATCGACTCCCAGGTGGCCGACCTAGCCAATATCGGTGAGCGCCACGGCGGCATGATGACCGCGGCTGTTTTCCTGCGCGAGTTTGTGGGCAAGGGCAAAGACGGGGAGCAGATCCCCTGGGCGCACATCGACATCGCCGGCCCCTCCTTTAACAACGGAAGCCCTTACGGCTACACCCACAAGCAGGGCACGGGCTGCACGGTCCGCACACTGGTTGCCTACGTGGAGGACATCCTGGCGGCTGCCGCCTGA
- the lpdA gene encoding dihydrolipoyl dehydrogenase, with product MADQATAQEFDILVLGGGSGGYATALRAVQLGLTVGLVEKAKLGGTCLHNGCIPTKALLHSAEVADHARDGAKYGVNVEFQSIDMTAVNAYKDGIIAGKFKGLQGLIKGKGITVIEGEGKLTAPDTITVNGTAYKGKNIVLATGSYSRSLPGLEIGGRVITSDEALKMDYVPKSVIVLGGGVIGVEFASVWKSFGVDVTIVEGLPSLVPNEDASIIKVLERTFKKRGIKFNTGTFFQGVEQDNDGVKVTLVDGKTFEADLLLVAVGRGPSTAGLGFEEAGVTIDRGFVITNERLHTGVGNVYAVGDIVPGVQLAHRGFQQGIFVAEEIAGMKPVVVDDINVPKVTFCDPEIASVGYSEKAAKEKFGEDRVESTEYNLAGNGKSAILGTGGIIKFVREKDGPVVGVHMIGTRVGEQIGEAQLIVNWEAYPEDVAGLIHAHPTQNEALGEAAMALAGRPLHG from the coding sequence GTGGCCGATCAGGCAACTGCGCAAGAATTCGACATCCTGGTACTAGGTGGCGGCAGCGGCGGATACGCCACAGCCCTGCGTGCCGTACAGCTTGGCTTGACCGTTGGTCTGGTTGAGAAGGCCAAACTGGGCGGCACCTGCCTGCACAACGGCTGTATCCCCACCAAGGCCTTGCTGCACTCCGCAGAAGTTGCCGACCACGCCCGCGACGGCGCCAAGTACGGCGTGAACGTGGAGTTCCAGTCCATCGACATGACCGCCGTGAACGCCTACAAGGACGGCATCATTGCCGGTAAGTTTAAGGGCCTGCAGGGTCTGATCAAGGGCAAGGGCATCACCGTCATTGAGGGCGAAGGCAAGCTCACCGCCCCGGACACCATCACCGTGAACGGCACGGCCTACAAGGGCAAGAACATCGTCCTCGCCACCGGCTCCTACTCCCGCTCCCTTCCGGGCCTGGAAATCGGCGGCCGCGTGATCACCTCTGACGAAGCCCTGAAGATGGACTACGTGCCCAAGAGCGTCATCGTCCTGGGCGGCGGCGTCATCGGCGTCGAATTCGCTTCAGTATGGAAGTCCTTCGGCGTGGACGTCACCATCGTTGAGGGCCTGCCTTCCCTGGTTCCCAACGAAGACGCTTCGATCATCAAGGTCCTGGAGCGCACCTTCAAGAAGCGCGGCATCAAGTTCAACACCGGCACCTTCTTCCAGGGCGTCGAGCAGGACAACGACGGCGTCAAGGTCACCCTGGTGGACGGCAAGACGTTCGAAGCGGACCTTCTGCTCGTGGCTGTCGGACGCGGACCGTCCACGGCGGGCCTGGGATTCGAAGAAGCGGGCGTCACCATTGACCGCGGCTTTGTCATCACCAACGAACGCCTCCACACCGGCGTCGGCAACGTCTACGCCGTCGGCGACATCGTTCCCGGCGTGCAGCTGGCACACCGCGGATTCCAGCAGGGCATCTTCGTCGCCGAAGAAATCGCCGGCATGAAGCCCGTGGTTGTCGACGACATCAACGTCCCCAAGGTCACCTTCTGCGATCCCGAGATTGCCTCGGTGGGATACTCCGAGAAAGCCGCCAAGGAGAAGTTCGGCGAAGACAGGGTTGAAAGCACGGAATACAACCTGGCCGGAAACGGCAAGAGCGCCATTCTGGGCACGGGCGGCATCATCAAGTTCGTCCGCGAAAAAGACGGCCCGGTTGTTGGCGTCCACATGATCGGCACCCGCGTCGGCGAGCAGATCGGCGAAGCCCAGCTGATCGTCAACTGGGAAGCCTACCCGGAAGATGTTGCCGGACTCATCCACGCGCACCCGACGCAGAACGAGGCACTCGGCGAGGCCGCAATGGCCCTGGCCGGTCGCCCGCTTCACGGCTAA
- the sucB gene encoding 2-oxoglutarate dehydrogenase, E2 component, dihydrolipoamide succinyltransferase, whose translation MSESVNLPALGESVTEGTVTRWLKQVGDRVEVDEPLLEVSTDKVDTEIPSPIAGIIEEILVAEDETAEVGAPLVRIGDGSGGGAAPEAAAPAVEAPAAPAAEAPAEEAPAAEAPAAEAPAAAASAASDGESHDVTLPALGESVTEGTVTRWLKAVGDTVAVDEPLLEVSTDKVDTEIPSPVAGTLQEIRVNEDETAEVGAVLAVIGSGAAAPAASAPSPAAAPAPAAAPAAPAPAAAPAPEAPKAEPAPAAPAAAAPAPVSAPAPAAEPAAGGESGYVTPLVRKLANQHGVDVASLSGTGVGGRIRKQDVLAAAEAKAAPAAAAPAKPSAAPAGPAASSLRGTTQKAPRIRQVIARRMRESLEISTQLTQVHEVDMTKVAKLRLKAKNSFLAQNGVKLTFLPFIAKAVAEALKQHPKLNAAYDEDKQEITYHNAEHLAIAVDTDKGLLVPVISDAGNLNLAGLAAKIADVAGRTRDGKIGPDELSGGTFSITNIGSVGALFDTPIINQPQVGILGTGAIVKRPVVVADENGDDSIAIRSMMYLSLTYDHRLVDGADAGRFLQTLKARLEEGAFEADLGL comes from the coding sequence ATGTCTGAATCCGTTAACTTGCCCGCCCTCGGTGAGAGCGTCACCGAAGGAACCGTCACCCGCTGGCTCAAGCAGGTAGGTGACCGGGTAGAGGTGGACGAACCGCTGCTCGAGGTTTCCACCGACAAAGTAGACACCGAAATCCCCTCTCCGATTGCCGGCATCATCGAGGAAATCCTCGTAGCCGAAGACGAGACCGCCGAAGTAGGCGCTCCCCTGGTCCGTATCGGCGACGGCTCCGGCGGCGGCGCAGCCCCCGAAGCAGCAGCACCGGCCGTGGAAGCCCCCGCCGCACCGGCTGCAGAGGCGCCGGCTGAAGAGGCCCCGGCCGCAGAAGCACCGGCTGCGGAAGCTCCCGCAGCGGCAGCATCCGCCGCTTCGGACGGCGAAAGCCACGACGTCACCCTCCCGGCACTGGGCGAAAGCGTCACCGAAGGAACCGTCACCCGCTGGCTGAAGGCCGTGGGCGACACCGTTGCAGTGGACGAACCGCTACTCGAGGTATCCACGGACAAGGTTGACACCGAAATCCCGTCCCCCGTCGCGGGAACGCTGCAGGAAATCCGTGTCAACGAAGACGAAACCGCCGAAGTTGGCGCCGTCCTCGCCGTCATCGGCTCCGGCGCGGCAGCCCCTGCAGCCTCCGCACCGTCACCAGCAGCAGCGCCGGCACCCGCCGCCGCGCCTGCCGCACCGGCGCCCGCAGCGGCACCGGCACCCGAAGCACCCAAGGCAGAGCCTGCTCCGGCGGCACCTGCCGCAGCAGCACCGGCACCCGTTTCAGCCCCGGCACCCGCAGCCGAGCCTGCTGCCGGCGGCGAGTCCGGCTACGTGACTCCCCTGGTCCGGAAGCTGGCCAACCAGCACGGCGTGGACGTCGCATCACTGTCCGGCACCGGCGTCGGTGGGCGCATCCGCAAGCAGGACGTCCTCGCCGCTGCGGAAGCCAAGGCCGCTCCCGCTGCAGCAGCACCGGCCAAGCCGTCCGCCGCTCCGGCGGGCCCGGCTGCCTCCTCGCTGCGTGGCACCACGCAGAAGGCACCCCGCATCCGCCAGGTCATCGCCCGCCGTATGCGCGAATCCCTCGAAATCTCCACGCAGCTCACACAGGTGCACGAAGTGGACATGACCAAGGTGGCCAAGCTCCGCCTGAAGGCCAAGAACTCCTTCCTGGCCCAGAACGGCGTCAAGCTCACCTTCCTGCCGTTTATCGCCAAGGCCGTGGCCGAGGCCCTCAAGCAGCACCCCAAGCTCAACGCTGCGTACGACGAGGACAAGCAGGAGATCACGTACCACAACGCCGAACACCTGGCGATCGCAGTGGACACCGACAAGGGCCTCCTGGTTCCGGTCATCTCCGATGCCGGCAACCTGAACCTGGCCGGACTGGCCGCCAAGATCGCCGACGTTGCCGGGCGCACCCGCGACGGCAAGATCGGCCCGGACGAACTGTCCGGCGGAACGTTCAGCATCACCAACATCGGTTCGGTCGGCGCCCTGTTCGACACCCCGATCATCAACCAGCCTCAGGTCGGCATCCTGGGCACCGGCGCGATCGTCAAGCGCCCCGTGGTGGTGGCCGATGAGAACGGTGACGACTCGATCGCCATCCGCTCCATGATGTACCTGTCCCTCACGTACGACCACCGCCTGGTGGACGGCGCGGATGCGGGCCGCTTCCTCCAGACCCTGAAGGCCCGCCTTGAAGAAGGCGCCTTCGAGGCCGACCTGGGACTCTAA
- a CDS encoding OsmC family protein, with translation MAATRTAHTVWNGDLMTGSGQTTLDSSGLGTFEVTWKARTEAAEGKTSPEELIAAAHASCFSMAFSNMLAQAGHAPDEVNTKADVTFVPGTGITGSHLTMSAKIPGVSEEEFQRIAGEAKTGCPVSGALASIAITLDASLES, from the coding sequence ATGGCAGCAACACGCACCGCGCACACAGTATGGAACGGCGACCTGATGACGGGGTCGGGTCAGACCACGCTGGACAGCTCCGGCCTGGGCACATTTGAGGTCACCTGGAAGGCACGCACCGAAGCGGCCGAGGGCAAGACCAGCCCGGAAGAACTGATCGCCGCAGCACACGCGAGCTGCTTCTCAATGGCGTTCAGCAACATGCTCGCCCAGGCCGGACATGCTCCAGACGAAGTCAACACCAAAGCCGACGTGACGTTCGTCCCCGGCACCGGCATCACCGGGAGCCACCTGACCATGTCCGCCAAGATCCCCGGCGTCTCCGAAGAGGAGTTCCAGCGGATCGCCGGCGAGGCCAAGACCGGCTGCCCGGTTTCCGGCGCGCTGGCCAGCATCGCGATCACCCTGGACGCGTCCCTGGAATCCTAA